From the Borrelia puertoricensis genome, one window contains:
- the flgG gene encoding flagellar basal-body rod protein FlgG: MMRSLWTAASGMKAQQYNVDTIANNLSNVNTTGFKKIRAEFEDLIYQTQKRAGTPATEDTVSPLGNQVGHGTKVSATHRIFEQGNLQATNLKTDIAIEGDGFYKILLPDGTYGYTRDGSFKIDANGDLVTSQGYKLLPEISFPEEYIKDSITISQEGIISVKVDGSSDPIELGQMEISRFVNPAGLNAIGNNIFKETTGSGEEISGIPGSNGMGRLRQGILEMSNVSIAEEMVTMIVAQRAYEINSKAIQTSDNMLGIANNLKR; this comes from the coding sequence ATGATGAGATCACTCTGGACAGCAGCCAGCGGAATGAAAGCACAACAATATAACGTGGATACAATTGCCAATAATCTCTCAAATGTAAACACTACGGGATTTAAAAAAATAAGAGCCGAATTTGAAGATCTAATATATCAAACACAAAAAAGAGCAGGAACTCCTGCAACTGAGGACACAGTAAGTCCTCTTGGCAATCAAGTTGGACACGGAACAAAAGTATCAGCAACACACAGAATCTTTGAACAAGGCAATCTGCAAGCCACCAATTTAAAAACTGATATTGCAATTGAAGGTGATGGATTTTACAAGATTCTCTTACCAGACGGCACTTACGGATACACCAGAGATGGTTCATTCAAAATCGACGCAAATGGAGATCTTGTAACAAGTCAAGGATACAAATTATTGCCTGAAATATCCTTTCCTGAAGAATATATAAAAGATTCTATTACAATATCTCAAGAAGGAATAATATCTGTCAAAGTTGATGGAAGCTCTGATCCAATTGAACTTGGTCAAATGGAAATTTCAAGATTTGTAAATCCAGCAGGTCTCAATGCAATTGGAAACAACATATTTAAAGAAACCACTGGTTCTGGAGAAGAAATATCAGGAATACCAGGAAGTAATGGAATGGGTAGATTAAGGCAAGGCATACTTGAAATGTCAAACGTATCAATTGCAGAAGAAATGGTAACAATGATTGTTGCTCAAAGAGCTTATGAGATAAACTCAAAAGCAATTCAAACCTCAGATAATATGCTAGGAATTGCCAATAACTTAAAAAGGTAG
- the flgF gene encoding flagellar basal-body rod protein FlgF, producing MVRGIYTAASGMMAQRHRLDVIANNLANIDLTGYKKDLSVQKAFPEMLIRRINDDGLYKFPKGYLETAPVIGKLGTGVEENEIYTSFEQGPLKITGNPLDLALTDEGFFVVQTPEGERYTRNGSFILGPEGILVTKDGYPVIGEKGYIYLKDNNFKITAQGQIFHNSTFEKNPKNLVSEYENSWENYELLDNLKIVNFEKTRFLQKQGSSLWNSTEISGQARNIEINSRPKIETGTLEGSNVNAINEMVSMITVNRAYEANQKTIQTEDSLLGKLINEIGKF from the coding sequence GTGGTAAGAGGTATTTATACTGCTGCCAGCGGAATGATGGCACAAAGACACAGGTTAGATGTTATTGCGAATAATTTAGCAAATATTGACCTTACGGGATACAAAAAAGATTTATCTGTCCAAAAAGCATTCCCCGAAATGTTAATTAGGAGAATCAATGATGACGGTCTTTACAAATTTCCCAAAGGATACTTGGAGACAGCACCTGTTATTGGCAAGCTTGGTACAGGAGTTGAAGAAAATGAAATCTACACTTCTTTTGAACAAGGACCACTAAAAATCACTGGAAATCCTCTTGACTTAGCATTAACTGATGAAGGCTTTTTTGTTGTTCAAACACCAGAAGGAGAGAGATATACAAGGAACGGTTCTTTCATACTCGGACCAGAAGGCATACTTGTTACAAAAGATGGATATCCTGTAATTGGAGAGAAGGGATACATATACTTAAAAGATAATAACTTTAAAATAACAGCTCAAGGACAAATATTTCATAATTCAACATTTGAAAAAAATCCCAAAAATCTTGTAAGTGAATATGAAAATTCATGGGAAAACTATGAACTCCTTGACAACTTAAAGATTGTAAATTTTGAAAAAACAAGATTTCTACAAAAACAAGGCAGTTCACTCTGGAATAGTACAGAAATATCTGGACAAGCTAGAAATATCGAAATAAATTCAAGACCCAAAATTGAAACTGGTACTTTAGAAGGCTCAAATGTAAACGCCATTAATGAAATGGTATCAATGATTACAGTTAATAGGGCCTATGAAGCAAATCAAAAAACAATACAAACCGAGGACTCACTTCTTGGTAAATTAATTAACGAAATTGGAAAATTTTAA
- a CDS encoding DUF2147 domain-containing protein has translation MDKNVLRIILLFYFSFFAFAESEKTDNKKDGSEVLGYWVGYDSTTNVKNSVIYVYKYNDKVYGRILNVIKDGKVHDINDPSGYRVIGFEHLITEGLDFMWGLKYIESSDKWDKGKIIDPKNGKIYSSEMRVDPKTGNLITKGKVWIFGRSKVWTRANEDEIPKLDVEGIVPNPPVAEE, from the coding sequence ATGGATAAGAATGTATTGAGAATTATTCTTTTATTTTATTTTTCGTTTTTTGCATTTGCAGAGTCTGAGAAAACAGACAATAAAAAAGACGGTAGTGAGGTTTTAGGATATTGGGTTGGATATGATAGTACTACGAATGTTAAAAATTCTGTAATTTATGTTTATAAATATAATGATAAAGTCTATGGTAGAATTTTAAATGTAATAAAGGATGGGAAGGTGCATGATATTAATGATCCTTCTGGTTATAGGGTTATAGGTTTTGAGCATTTAATTACTGAAGGTCTTGATTTTATGTGGGGGCTTAAATATATTGAGTCTTCTGACAAGTGGGATAAGGGTAAGATTATTGATCCTAAGAATGGTAAAATTTATAGTTCTGAAATGAGGGTAGATCCAAAAACGGGTAATCTTATTACCAAGGGTAAGGTATGGATTTTTGGTAGAAGTAAGGTTTGGACAAGAGCTAATGAAGATGAGATTCCAAAATTAGATGTAGAAGGTATAGTTCCAAATCCCCCTGTAGCGGAAGAATAA
- a CDS encoding adenine phosphoribosyltransferase, with amino-acid sequence MKDRTEYYDKFIMKVPNFPKEGILFYDITNVLLKAEAYKSLIEDAYAFYLSRNIDYIAAIESRGYLIGAPLALKMGLPLLLIRKEGKLPRQVLRERYELEYGFSSIEIHKDDVKQHSNILLVDDVLATGGTLRAADMLLKKAGGVVSDIFCFIELVSMNGRDALREYSLNSLVRYF; translated from the coding sequence ATGAAAGATAGAACGGAATATTATGATAAATTTATTATGAAAGTACCTAACTTTCCAAAGGAAGGTATACTTTTTTATGATATTACTAATGTTTTACTCAAAGCAGAAGCATATAAATCTTTAATTGAAGATGCGTATGCTTTTTATTTATCAAGAAACATCGATTACATTGCTGCTATTGAATCAAGAGGTTATCTTATTGGTGCGCCTTTGGCTTTAAAAATGGGCTTGCCTCTTTTGTTGATTCGAAAAGAAGGTAAACTTCCAAGGCAAGTCTTAAGAGAGAGATATGAACTTGAGTATGGATTTAGCAGTATTGAAATACATAAAGATGATGTTAAACAACATTCAAATATTTTGTTAGTTGATGATGTTTTAGCTACCGGAGGCACTTTGAGAGCAGCCGACATGTTGCTTAAAAAGGCGGGTGGAGTGGTATCTGATATCTTTTGCTTTATTGAACTTGTAAGTATGAATGGTAGAGATGCTTTACGGGAATATAGTTTAAATTCTCTTGTTAGATATTTTTGA
- the rplU gene encoding 50S ribosomal protein L21: MYALLEIKGKQYKAVMGEMLKIDKIGASEGDKIEFSSVMLVNKNGDVKIGKPYVLGSCVKCTYIEDKKDKKVISYRYIRRKSSERKVGHRQSYSYVLVDDIVVS; this comes from the coding sequence ATGTATGCGTTGTTGGAAATAAAGGGTAAACAGTACAAGGCTGTTATGGGAGAGATGTTAAAGATAGATAAAATTGGAGCTAGTGAAGGTGATAAAATAGAATTTAGCAGTGTAATGCTTGTAAACAAGAATGGAGATGTGAAGATAGGCAAACCTTATGTTTTAGGTTCTTGTGTAAAATGTACTTATATAGAAGATAAAAAAGATAAAAAAGTTATCTCTTACAGATATATAAGAAGAAAGTCAAGTGAGCGAAAGGTCGGCCATCGTCAATCCTATTCTTATGTTTTGGTTGATGATATAGTTGTTAGTTAG
- a CDS encoding ribosomal-processing cysteine protease Prp yields MINVLIKTRNDIIIYILANGHARGNDYVNIVCSSFSFILRTFLSVLNCEKEDFTVDNSLRGYLKFEASFEDLDRQNLFYYSKFLIQGVKDLCFEYPCDIKLILEESSGNK; encoded by the coding sequence GTGATTAATGTTTTAATAAAGACTCGTAATGATATAATTATTTATATTTTAGCTAATGGGCATGCTAGAGGAAATGATTATGTTAATATAGTTTGTTCTTCCTTTTCTTTTATTTTAAGGACTTTTTTAAGTGTTCTTAATTGTGAAAAAGAAGATTTTACTGTGGACAATTCTTTAAGAGGATATTTAAAATTTGAGGCTTCTTTTGAAGATTTGGATAGGCAGAATCTTTTTTATTATAGTAAATTTTTAATACAAGGTGTAAAGGATTTATGCTTTGAGTATCCTTGTGATATTAAATTGATTTTGGAGGAAAGTAGTGGCAACAAGTAA
- the rpmA gene encoding 50S ribosomal protein L27: MATSKSGGSSKNGRDSISKRLGVKRSGGQFVRSGEIIVRQRGTKFHKGKNSGLGRDHTIFALKDGIVEFKTFKGRKYINII, from the coding sequence GTGGCAACAAGTAAAAGTGGTGGTAGTTCTAAGAATGGAAGAGATTCTATATCTAAGAGGCTTGGTGTTAAGAGAAGTGGTGGGCAATTTGTGAGATCTGGAGAAATAATTGTACGTCAAAGAGGTACAAAATTTCATAAAGGCAAAAATTCTGGACTTGGCAGAGATCATACGATATTTGCATTAAAGGATGGTATAGTAGAGTTTAAAACTTTTAAGGGCCGAAAATATATAAATATTATTTAA
- the obgE gene encoding GTPase ObgE has translation MHTFKDSLNITVSSGNGGAGCVSFLRERFKSKGGPDGGDGGRGGNVVFKVKVDLKTLSLYKNGQKFAANNGKPGMGSRKNGASGEDLVIFIPPNTRVYDAFTDSMLFELQNFGDEVIALKGGRGGLGNVNFKSSTKRTPRFAQPGESGITLDLRLELGLIADIGLVGLPNSGKSSLISTITASRSKVGDYPFTTKVPHLGVLKSYYDDLVIADVPGIIEGASRGMGLGFEFLRHISKTKVLVFLIDVASNDFMSTYNILVNELSVYDVGLSSKKRLIVANKLDLEGAIENFNQLKRALDGEKVLGISIYDNMGIDDLVSELFALSRI, from the coding sequence TTGCATACGTTTAAGGATTCTTTAAACATAACTGTGTCTTCAGGTAATGGGGGTGCAGGATGTGTTTCTTTTTTGCGTGAAAGGTTTAAATCCAAAGGAGGTCCTGATGGTGGTGATGGAGGTCGGGGTGGAAATGTAGTCTTTAAGGTTAAGGTAGATCTTAAAACCCTATCTCTTTATAAAAATGGTCAAAAATTTGCTGCTAATAATGGCAAGCCTGGGATGGGTTCTAGGAAGAATGGGGCTTCTGGAGAAGATTTAGTTATTTTTATTCCTCCTAATACCCGTGTTTATGATGCTTTTACTGATTCTATGTTGTTTGAACTTCAGAACTTTGGTGATGAAGTTATTGCTTTAAAGGGTGGAAGAGGTGGCCTTGGAAATGTAAATTTTAAAAGTTCTACAAAACGGACACCAAGATTTGCTCAACCCGGAGAATCTGGTATTACTTTGGATTTACGTCTTGAATTAGGATTGATAGCTGATATTGGACTTGTTGGGCTTCCTAATTCAGGTAAGTCTTCTCTTATTTCTACAATAACTGCTTCAAGGTCAAAGGTTGGAGATTATCCTTTTACTACTAAAGTTCCGCATCTTGGCGTTTTGAAGTCTTATTATGATGATTTGGTAATTGCTGATGTGCCTGGGATAATTGAGGGTGCAAGTCGAGGGATGGGGCTTGGTTTTGAATTTTTGAGGCATATTTCAAAGACTAAAGTTTTGGTCTTTTTGATTGATGTTGCTAGTAATGACTTTATGAGTACTTATAATATTCTTGTTAATGAGCTTAGTGTGTATGATGTTGGCCTTTCAAGTAAGAAGCGACTAATTGTTGCTAATAAACTTGATTTAGAAGGTGCTATTGAAAATTTTAATCAGTTAAAAAGAGCTTTGGATGGCGAAAAAGTTTTAGGAATTTCTATTTATGATAATATGGGAATAGATGACCTTGTTAGTGAACTTTTTGCTTTATCGAGGATTTAA
- the nadD gene encoding nicotinate (nicotinamide) nucleotide adenylyltransferase, producing MRIAILGGTYNPVHVGHMFLAKEIEHFLNVDKILFIPTHKPVHKRVENISIKDRIAMLKLAIQHENNMFIDECDIINGGITYTVDTIACIRNKYVHDDIYLVIGDDLFESFDSWKNPEKIIESVNLVVVHRIYSERLVSRFEHIYVDNRIFSISSSEIRSRIEQGLPVDYLLPFDVLRYIKSNNLYVKGQ from the coding sequence ATGCGAATAGCAATATTGGGTGGTACTTATAATCCTGTTCATGTTGGGCATATGTTTTTAGCAAAGGAGATAGAGCATTTTTTAAATGTTGATAAAATACTATTCATTCCTACTCATAAACCTGTTCATAAGCGTGTTGAAAATATTAGTATTAAAGATAGAATTGCGATGCTTAAGTTGGCCATACAACATGAAAATAATATGTTTATCGATGAATGCGATATTATAAATGGCGGAATAACTTATACTGTTGATACTATTGCTTGTATTAGGAATAAATATGTTCATGATGATATTTATTTGGTAATTGGAGATGATCTTTTTGAGAGTTTTGATTCATGGAAAAATCCAGAAAAAATAATCGAATCTGTTAATCTTGTGGTGGTTCACAGGATTTACAGTGAAAGATTAGTTAGTCGGTTTGAACATATTTATGTTGATAATAGAATATTTTCTATTTCTTCTTCAGAGATTAGAAGTAGAATTGAGCAAGGATTACCCGTTGATTATTTGCTTCCCTTTGATGTTTTGCGATATATTAAGAGTAATAATTTATATGTTAAAGGTCAATAA